One window of the Ureibacillus sp. FSL W7-1570 genome contains the following:
- a CDS encoding MetQ/NlpA family ABC transporter substrate-binding protein, translated as MKKLLSFLLLSVLVLALAACGTKDDANSSSDEGTKDDETKEKVTLKVGASHTPHAEILKKAKPILEKEGIELEIEEYQDYVLPNEDLNNGDLDANYFQHIPYLEQKVAEEGYDLVNAGGIHIEPIGIYSKKYKSLDELPDGATILISNSIPDHGRILSLLEAQGLIKLKDGIDKTKATLDDIVENPKNLKIEATDAPEMMVTYYENEEGDAVVINSNFAIDAGINPVKDSIAIEGSESPYVNVIAVRSGDENREEIKKLVEVLRSKEIQDFILEEWGGSVVPVSE; from the coding sequence ATGAAGAAATTATTATCATTTTTGCTTTTATCCGTTCTTGTACTCGCACTAGCAGCATGCGGTACGAAAGACGATGCAAATTCTTCGTCTGATGAAGGAACAAAAGACGACGAAACAAAAGAAAAAGTAACATTAAAAGTGGGTGCTTCCCATACACCGCATGCGGAGATTTTGAAAAAAGCCAAACCTATTTTGGAAAAAGAAGGAATTGAACTGGAAATTGAAGAATATCAAGACTATGTATTGCCAAACGAAGATTTGAACAATGGCGACCTTGATGCAAACTACTTCCAACACATTCCGTATCTTGAACAAAAAGTGGCCGAAGAAGGTTATGATCTAGTCAATGCTGGCGGTATCCACATCGAACCGATCGGCATCTACTCCAAAAAATATAAATCTTTAGATGAACTGCCTGATGGTGCGACAATCCTGATTTCAAACTCAATTCCTGACCATGGCCGCATTTTATCATTGCTTGAAGCGCAAGGTTTAATCAAATTAAAAGACGGCATTGATAAAACAAAAGCCACATTGGATGATATTGTAGAAAATCCGAAAAACTTGAAAATTGAAGCAACTGACGCTCCTGAAATGATGGTTACATATTATGAAAACGAAGAAGGAGACGCAGTTGTCATCAACTCCAACTTTGCGATTGACGCAGGCATCAACCCTGTAAAAGATTCCATCGCCATTGAAGGTTCAGAATCACCTTATGTAAACGTAATTGCTGTACGTTCTGGCGATGAAAACCGCGAAGAAATCAAAAAATTGGTAGAAGTATTGCGCTCCAAAGAAATCCAAGACTTCATTCTTGAAGAATGGGGCGGCTCAGTAGTACCAGTAAGCGAATAA
- a CDS encoding methionine ABC transporter permease, giving the protein MIETLFPNVKWDLMWQATYDTVYMTVVSTAVTFVLGLLIGILLFLTSPHQLWANKVVHFLTGSLVNIFRSIPFIILIILLIPFTKFLLGTIRGVNAALPALIIGSAPFYARLVLIAFREVDKGVIEAARSMGANTFQIIWKVLIPESKPALISGITVTAVALVGYTAMAGIIGAGGLGNLAFLEGFQRTREDVTLMSTIFILVIVFIIQWIGDTITAKTDKR; this is encoded by the coding sequence ATGATTGAAACTTTATTTCCAAATGTAAAGTGGGACCTCATGTGGCAAGCTACTTATGACACGGTCTACATGACGGTTGTCTCAACGGCGGTCACCTTCGTTCTTGGATTATTGATCGGTATTTTGCTTTTTTTAACTAGTCCCCATCAATTGTGGGCGAACAAAGTGGTTCATTTCTTGACGGGATCCCTTGTCAACATCTTCCGTTCGATTCCGTTTATCATATTGATCATTTTGTTGATTCCATTTACGAAGTTTTTACTTGGAACAATCCGTGGAGTGAATGCCGCTTTGCCGGCGCTGATTATCGGTTCTGCGCCATTCTATGCCCGTCTCGTTTTAATCGCATTCAGAGAAGTGGATAAAGGGGTCATTGAAGCGGCAAGATCAATGGGCGCCAATACATTTCAGATTATTTGGAAAGTGTTGATTCCGGAATCCAAACCTGCCCTCATTTCCGGCATTACGGTAACGGCTGTTGCCCTTGTCGGCTATACGGCAATGGCGGGAATCATCGGTGCCGGCGGTCTGGGTAACTTGGCGTTTTTGGAAGGTTTCCAAAGAACCCGGGAAGATGTCACGTTAATGTCAACGATTTTTATTTTGGTCATTGTATTCATCATACAATGGATTGGCGATACTATTACTGCCAAAACGGACAAGCGTTAG